Part of the Helicobacter bilis genome is shown below.
GTTATAGAATAATAAAAGCGTTCTACCAAATAATCCATTAGCACTGCTTATTAATACATTTGCAGGTTTGCTTCCTACACTTCGCTGTATTGCTTGTAAAAACTCATTATCGCCATTATATAGCCTTTGTGCTTGTTTGAGATTTGAGACTAGATTCTTTAAGCCTTCATCTGTAATGCTATGTTCTATCTTCTCTAAATCTTGTATTAATTCCTGCCATTTAACCGCCCTAAATTGTCCATTCCCATTGGCTATATTTCTTTGTATGAGTTCTTTTATAGCTTGGGCTTGTAAGTTTGTATCAGTATTATTTGCAATGCGATTAAAGACTTTGTTATTAAAGCCTTCTTCTCTTTGTGCTTGTTTGAGTATAGCTTTATTAAAGTTATCTTCGCTTAAGTCTTTTTCTCTCTTTTTAGTCTTTACACTATCTTTATAGAAATCACTCTCTTTAAACTTCGCATAGTCTGCATACTCTTTGTTTATATCTTTATAATTCTTTAAAAGCTTTGCTGTATTAATGCCACTTTGCTGTGCTATATCTTGCAAGGCATTCTCTACTGCTGAATCTATCTCTTTATTAATGGCTTGTAAATGTTTGAAACTTGCATTTTTAAAATCTTTACTTCTTAATATATCATTGTAGTATTTGCGGATATTGAGTAAATCATCAATATTTAGATTTGGCTCTATGAACTCAAGCATATCATCATCAAAGCTTTTAATACCCCTTGCTTGTAGCTTTTGTAGCATTGCATTAATAGTCTGCCCTGCGTTTGTTACATGTGGGATACTCTCTTTTAAATCCATTAAAATATCAGCTATTTTTGTGCCAGTGCTACTAAAATTGATATTATCAAGTGTCCTTTTAATATCATATTCTACCTTACCATATCTATCCTTTAAGCCTTTTGCATAGCTAGAATCCATATCTTTAAACATTCTTTGCGTAAGGGCTTCACTCTCTATGCTTTTTGCTACTTGTGCTGCCCTTTTATCTATAAACTGCCCAAAGTTTAGTGCAAGTGTAGGATTCTTAGCTAATACACCACTTAAAGCAGATTGCAAAGCTTCATTTTGACTTACAAAGCGTAAAAACTTCTCTCTTTCATGTCTTGTAGCCTTGCCCTCAAACATATCTTGCATTAAACTCATAATAGGACGATTAGATTCCATACTTGTAGTTTGAAAGCTTTCAAACTCTTTACTTAAGGCTTCTAGCTTGTCTTTACCTTTTGTCATACTCTCTTTATTGATAAACTTTTCATACTGCCAAGCGTTTTTAAGCCTCTCTAGCTTAGGAATGCTTGAATCACTCTTATAATCAGCAAGACTTTTTCCATTTAAAAACTCTTTTTGTGCGGCTTCTTTTATAGCCTCTCTCTCGTTATTATCAAGTGCATTTTTAGCTAGGAAGTTTGTAACTGCATTTACATTGCCATTTGCTAACTTTTGAGTTTCATTTACAATCTTATTGCCAATTCCACTTAAGCCATCAAGGTTAGCATTTTTAATAGCCTTGTAGCCTTGCTTTATACCAGCTCCAGCACCTACTATAATAATATCCCCTGCTATGCTTAATGTAGCTGCTTCTGCTGCCCTTTTTAATCCGCCATCTTTATTTTTATAACCTGTCGTCCATGAGTTTATTTCTTCATCTGCAATAGCACCAGCCGCAGCACCCACAGCAGCTCCAGCACTAGAATATACTCCAGCCTTTGCAGCAGTCTGCCAATAATTTTTGCTCGGTTTTTTAAGGGCTTTTTTAAGTCCCCACCAAGCCCCACCTAAAGATGAAGTAATTTCTGCGGCACTATCATGTATTCCGTGCAGTATGCTTTCTAAAAAGCCTTGTTCTAACGCTTGATACTGGTCGCCCTTTCTTATAACTACCTGTCCGCTTCTTGTTAGTGCTACTTCATCTACATCTTTAAAGTTATCATCTGTTTTTAAAATATATTCTAAATCATTGATATAGCTTTGTGCTAATTCCATATTTTTTTCAGGCTCTTTAAGAAGATTGAATACAAATCTGCCATAATCATGCTGATTTTTCATCGTCATAGCTTTAGCGATTAAATCACTATCTGCTAAGACTTTAGCAGGGGAGTTATCCCATTCTTGTTTTAGCTTAGTGATTGATTTATCCAAGTTTTCCCATGCTTTTGCTTCTTTAGGGCTGCCTTGTGCTTCTACATATTCTATTAATTTATCTCTTGTTTCCTTATCCCATATCTCTTCTGCCTTTTTACTTGCTACTAGTGAGTTTTGAAGGCTTCCTACAAAGGTTAAAAAATCATCATAATCACTGCCTTCTTTTCTGCTTTTAGCTATATACTCCCCCATACTAGTATCACTCCAATTTGGCAGATTATATTCATCTAAGACTAATTCAGCCTTATTTTTAAAGGCATCTCTTGTCATTCCATGAAAAATAGTATCAGCCGCACCTTCAAGTGTCATAGCTGCCCCATCTAATGCTAATTTAGTCAAACCACCTGCAGCATTTCCTGCCGCAGCGGCATAATTTCCTTTATTGAAATTATCAACTACATTTATATCTTGCCATGTTTCTTGCAAGTAGTTAGGCTTTAAACGCTTTGCTATCTCTTTGTTATATTCTTGTTGTGTAGCGTCTTTTTCATCTTTATGCCTACCTTGTGTTTTATTAACCTTATCTAAGCCTTGCTTTAAGGCTTTATCTATTTCTTCTTTTTTTAATATGCCAAGTTGCCTATCAACACTTAATCCAGCTTTATTTTGTTCTATTGAGTTTTCAACTGAATCACTACTAAACTCGTCTAGCACTTTATCTTTCAATAAATGATTAAACCAACCATTAGCATAGCTTTTATCTTGCTCTCCTTTCATAAAATCTCTTTTTTGTTCTGCAAAGGCTTTAATGCTATCATTGCCTATTGTATTTTTACTCTCTTTATCATCAACAGAATCTAGCCCACTTGCATTGCCCTCACTTCCTTTAAACTCTGTCTTAATCCCTACATTACCGCCCTTATTATAAAACTCTGCCAAACTTGCATAATCTTTAATGCCATTATCTTTTAATATGCCATATTGCATATATTGGTCTAAAATATCTTTATATGCTTTAGAGTTTTCCCCATGTATCTTTTTAGCAGTCTCTAGGGCTGCTACTGCATTATCTATTATGTTATATCTTTGAAAGACTTCATCATCTATATTTGCATTACTATCGAAATTTTCTAATAGCCTTAATTTTGCTGCCATAGCTAGTTTATGATTGCTAAACTCATGCGGTTTGCCTAAGAATGCAGTTGTATTTCTTGTATATGCTGATTGATTAAAGTTTGTTGCATACTTTGTAGATTCTATCTCTCTTTGTAGTCTGCTTTTTTTAGGTGGTGTTTGTATTTGTGGAATCTGTGTTTGTTGTGGCATTTCACTTTGTGGTTTGAAATCTTTATCACTACTTAGGGCTATTTGAGTATTAAAGGGCTTTTGTGTAGTCTGTGTGTTATTTGCGTTAGTCTTTGCTTGTGTAGGTGTGGTGTTTGTATGTGTTTGTGGTGTTGTATTGTTAGCTTGTGGGAGTGTATTTTGGTTTGTTTGCATAGATAAGACATTGCTACCCATACTGATAGCATTACCGATATTTTTTTGTGTGTTGCTATGTTGTGGATTTTGTGTATTTTTTGTGGAATCTGTGTTAATTTGTGGGATTTTTCCTTGTGGCAATTTTGGTGGTAATTGCAATGATTGTGTTGTTTGTGTATTCTGTGTGCTTAGATTAGGATTAATGGTAGTATCTTGTGATTGTTTTAAAAGGTTTGTAGTCTTTAAGCTTTCAAGTGTATTGTTAATGAGTTTATTATCATTTTCTGCTTGTGTTGGTGTGAGTATGTATCCCATGCAATGCCTTTTTTAAGTATTTGCATGAGAATAGCAGATGTTAAGAATTAAATATATGTCGGTTATTATCCACATCAAGTAATACTATGTGTGGCAATATTGCGAGACAATTTTAAGGGTTATTAAGCTTTTTGTGAGGGAGTGTATATATAATACATGACCGAAACAAAAAGTGAAAATTCCCTTAAAAGTGTCCGCCAAGATTGCCACACTAAGTTTTACTTATCGCATACACCTTTTGACATGCCCTAGTAAATAACTCTAGCAAGTCTTCTTTACTTAATTGATAGATACTCTCTTTTAATCTCATCTTATAAGGTGCTACATCATAAGCTTCAAATAGCTCATCTTTCATATCAGTAAAGTAGGCTTTTCTAAATATCTGCCCTATTGCCCCTACTTGAATATTATTTCCTACATTGATAAAATTTTGTCTTTTTTCAGGCGTATTAGATACATTCTTATCCCCAGCATGATTTTTTTGTGTTATCCATGTTTCTTTTACCTTTTGCATATCAAAACCTACTTTAGCTTCATCATATACAATAAACCAAAACAATTCATGTATATAATCAGTCTCTAGTGGGTCTTCCCAAACACAATTAAATCTATCTATCTTTAACTCATCGCTTGTTTCATTCCTTGCAATATAGCTATTTGGATTCTTAGAGAAAACTACATTTAAAGAGTCTAGCCCTTGTGGTGTTTGATTTATAGGGTCTTCAAGCCTTGTCCTTGTTATAACCCCTTGTGCTTCTTTAATCCATACTTCTAAATTATCTGTAAAAGTTTCATTACTCATATTTTTTACTGCTTCGCTAAAAGCATGTGTAAAGGTCATGCCTTGTTCTACACTCTCTTTTTCGATAATAAGGCTTTCTAGTGTTTGCAAATGTGCTTCATCTTTGCTTTGTAAGAATGGATAAGCACTTATATGTGTAGAGAGTATTTGATAGCCAACAGGGGCATAACCTATTAGCGTCTGCTTTTGTGTGTAGTTTATTCTTTGTGTATCATATAAATCTTGCAATTCTTTCTTTCTCTTTTCAGTGATAGTTGTATGCAGCAAAGTCATATTATTATCATTTTGTGCGATTTTAAATAATTCCTGCCATACAAAGCCTATAACATACATAAAGCTTAATTGTTCTGTATTCATTGTTTGCAAGTTAGGTAAAAGACTTGTGAAATTTATGCTTTTAGGTGTGTTTTGTGGTGTGGTAGTTGGTGGTGTAGGATTGATTATTGTTTGTTTTTCAATAACCTTTATTGCTACCGCCCTTCTTATACTCTCATTATCTCTTATGCCCTCAATAGTTAGCATAGTATCACCTTGAAGATTTGCAGTGATTTCTTTTGTAGCTTCATTGAAACTTGCAATAGTATCATCTTGCATATTACTTGTATAACTTGTAGCATTTGTGATAATCTCTATTGTTTGTGTAGTCCCTACTTCTAATTCTAGCTTTTCAGGTTTTATCCCCAAAGTTAAAGGCAAAGGCGGCGGCGGTGTTGGTGTTACTTGTGGTGGAGTAGGTGCAGGTAAAGGAATACCAGCAGTTACATCATTAGGCTGACTTGGTTTAGTAATAGCTTCATCATTGCCATTTCTTAATTCAAAATACACTATATCTACATGCCCTTTTACAAAGCCTTCTCCAACAGATATATTGACTACTTCATTAGGATTAAGTTTAAATACGCCAAACTTTACCTCGCCACTTGTGCCTAACAAATCCCCATCATACGCCCCACTAGAGAGTTTTACATTTTGGGTTTCACTTCTATATCTATATTGCCCACTTCCCCAATCCCAGCCACTAGCCCAACCTCTAATAGTCCAAGTTCTATAGTTTTGATATTGTGTGATTGTATCATTTTGGATATTTAATCCAGCATTAGAGCTAAGATAGCTTCCAAAGGTAGAAGGACTAGCAACACTTGCAGGGGGATTATGTTTATAATCTCTTCTTTGCAGTCTAAAGTTATAAAGTTGTGTGTTATGGTCAGTATTATCATCTATTTGCCAACCATAAACTGGATTACTCCAAGTGCTATCATAATAATCTCCCCAACCTTTTGTATTAGTCCCATACCCATGCCCCCCAACACATAGCACAAAGACTACACAGCCATTACTCCCAGCTTGAAATATGCCATTTTCTCTATAGCTTTTACATACAGGGGCATAATAATCACTAGGATTTACACTCTCATTTTCAAACTTTAAAGTTTTAAAGACACTAGGCTTTTTTGGTATCCATTCTGTCTTTATCTCTGTGTTTGGTTTAAACTGACTTGTATATTCATCTCTTGGTTTAGCAATAGTTGAGACTTGTATTTTTTTATCCATATTTATCCTTTCTTTATGTTTGCAAAGCACAACTAGATTTTTAAGGTTGCATTATGGCTTTATGAGCTTTAAGCCTTTTTTATAGTAGGAGTTACCTTAAGCAGTAATGACTACTATAAAAAAGGCTTAATCTCTTAAATGTATAAATATTTCCTTTCTCTCTGTGCGGCAATATTGCGAGGCAATTTTCAATGTTGTTGAGATTTTTGCGAGGGAGTGTATTATACATACATGACCGAGCAAAAATTGATAACTCATTGAAAAGTGTCCGCAAGATAACGCACCTACAATAAAATATATTGACTAGTAAGCATTCTAGTTTCATGTGTCCTATACATATCTCTCTGCAATTCCCTAATCTCACTCTCATACAATCCCCTATAAAATCCCACTTCTTGCAAAGCATTTTGACTAGGCTTTTTTTGTAATAATAAATACATTGCATAAAACAATAAAGCATTATTAGCAATAAGTGGCAGATTAAAGCTATCATGCTTATCTACAATCTTGTAATAACAATAATAAGTCATTACATAATCCCCAGCATGATTAAACACAATCTTATCATTACTAATACTCACATACTCACCACTTGCTATATGCTTTGCTTGATATGCCCTAAGTATTGGTATCTCTTTTTTGTTTCTTATTACATTCTTTACATCTAAAAAGTTTGTAGGCAAGTCTTGTATAAAGTCTTTTTCTACCTTATATTCTTTTTGTTGTAAAAATAGTCGTAACACCCTTGCTAGATTCACATAGCTAAGGTTAAGGCAGTCTAGTATTTCTGTATCATTCCACTTTTGTGTAGCTTCATCATGCAGCCTTGAGCGGATTTCTAAAAGTAGGGTAAAGACTTCCATTTTCTTATTAAACCTTTCTTGTTAGAGATTTCACTTTGATTATACATTTAAGAGAATTAGCCTTTAGTAATAGCTAGTCATTATCACTTAGATAACTCCTAGCTATTACTAAAGGCTAAAACTATTAAAGCCATAATGCAACCTTAAAAATCTAGTTTGCTTTTTGCAAGGCTTTATAGCCTTGCATTCCATTTTCTTATTTCCCTTTTAAAACACCTTGCGTTGTCTTTTGGTCGCTTTTAAGGGATTTGCAAGTGTGGATTTGTTGCTACGCAACTGCATCTGCATAAAAGTCTGCGGTCATGTATTATATATACACTCCCTTGACTTTTATTTGAAAACCCTTAAAATTGCCTCGCAATATTGCCGCACTCAATTATGTATGAATTCTTTAGCTACTATGTATTCCAACATAAACGCCAAATTACTCTCTTGTGCCACAAAAAGCTGTGCTGTGCTTTTCATTAAATAGCTTGTTAATTCATAGTTTTTTACAAACTCTTTAAATAGCACTTCAAGTCGTGGCAATACTTGCAATGAAAAGTCATAATTATCAAGGATACTTTTACTCTCTATGCGTATTCTTCTTATCATTGCATCTCGTATTTCACCTGTATAATTTTGCATGATATATTCAGTTACAGCCTTTGTGTCTAGATTCTTTGCTAGATACTCTTTTACCGCTTCATTGACTTGATTTCTATCTAAGTTTATAAGATTGCCTAAGCCATATTTATTGATTAAAGCTTGTCCTATATCATTATAGAAACTCTCACTTGTGAAATACTCATCTTTAATGAATTGCTCGTGCATAATATCTAATATATTTTCATCACTTATTTTCTCATCTACTTCTGCTTTTAAAACTTTGAATTCCTGCTTTGTAGATTGCAATTCTTGCTGTGTAGTTTCATTTGCTTGAATCATATTTTGTATTAAATCAGTTAAACTTGCCATACTAAACCTTTCTTATTTTAAAAACTCTGTATATTTTAATCTTTTACTACTAGCATAATCGCAGTAAAAAAGCTAAGTAAGCCAAATATAATAACACCACTTGCTAATATTTCCATTTACAGCTCCCCTATTTCTTTGATAATCTTTAGTATTTTCCTTTGCAACACAATTACACCTACTCCAAGCAAGACAACACCAAACGCACATAAACCTAAAAACCACAAATTAAGTTCAGTCATCTTAGTAAAAACAAAGCCTACTACTGCCAATAGCGAAGTAAGTGCGAAGTTTCTATACACTCGCAATTCATCAAGCCTTGCCTTTTTCTCATCTAACTTAGACACAAACAACCTTTAATATTGCTTCTTTATCCATTTGCAAACACCTGCCTTTTATTTTCTTTGCATGGATATTACTTGATTTTAACTTAACTTGCAATAAAAGACTTAAACCAACATGAAGCTATGTGTAAAGTTGTTTCAAAGTATCACACACTAAGCTAGATTAAGTTCTTTTTTAATCTCTGCTAGATACACTTCACCTGCTTTATTATAA
Proteins encoded:
- a CDS encoding phage adaptor protein, with translation MEVFTLLLEIRSRLHDEATQKWNDTEILDCLNLSYVNLARVLRLFLQQKEYKVEKDFIQDLPTNFLDVKNVIRNKKEIPILRAYQAKHIASGEYVSISNDKIVFNHAGDYVMTYYCYYKIVDKHDSFNLPLIANNALLFYAMYLLLQKKPSQNALQEVGFYRGLYESEIRELQRDMYRTHETRMLTSQYILL